CCTTAGTCCTCTCATATATGTGGATGCTACAAAGCCTGTAATATCTCCTACTATTCCTCCACCAAATGCTATCACTACACTGTGTCTATTAGCATTATTCTCTATTAAAAAATCATATATTTTATTTATTGTATTTATATTCTTGTTTTCTTCTCCTGGCTCCATAACAAATACAAAATATTTATTTTTATTTATGAACTGCTCCATTTTATGTTTATATAAATTATACACATTTTTATCTGTTATTATAAATATACTATCTGTATCCTTTATCTTATTTTCTAAAAGTATATTATGAAATCTATTTAAGTTATTATTTATGTATACTTTATGCTTAAGATTTGAACTTTCTAGTATTATTTCTTTCATAAATTCACCTACTTTCGTATCTGAAGTAATTTAGGATAAACTGAATGCTTAATTTCAGGATAAATTTTACTCCCATTAAAGCTTACTAACAGACTTCTAAGGAGTTCTACTTCTTAGAAGTCGTTATCCAAAGATATAACCACTCTTCACTCCAATTCTGAAGAATATGGCAAAATTAGAGCGTACATTTATAGGATAAACAGAATTTTAAGATTTCCAGAAAACTTCATCACCCGTAAAACTTAGGAAATATTTTTTTGAAAGATACACCTCTTTTTTACTCCTATGTAAGCATTAAAGCTGATAGTAATCCGATAAATTTATTATACCATATAGATAATATTTTATTAGCATATTAGGTATAATTTCACTATTTTTATTTATTAATTTATATAATTAAAGATCTCTTTCCATAACAAAATTAAAGAGTTTTTGCTATATGCAAAAACTCTAAATTAATCTTCTTTTATATAAAAGCTTTTTATTTCATTATCATTTTTTGTTAAAGAAGAATTGTCTATAGTAATATCTGAAACTTTAAAACTATGTTCTCTAGTTTCTGAATTATTCATTTCATTTACTAAAGCTTTAGTTTCTTGAACTTCGATTTCTTTTTCAGGCACAAATCGTTCCTCTACACCAGCACCAAGATTATAATTTTTCATAAATTCTTTTTCCATTTCATAAAACATGTCCATTTGAGTTTTCATAAATGTTTTATATCTATTCCTAAATTTATTAAATTCTTGTTTTGTATACTGGAATTCATCATTTATTTTCATAACATCTTCTTGAGATTTTTCTATAACTCTTTTAGCAGAATCATTAGCATTTTTTATTATTAAATCTGCTTCCTTTTGAGCTGTTTCTTTTGCTTGTTCTGCTGCATTTTGTGCTAATAAAAGAGTGTTTTGTATAGTTTCTTCCATTTTATCATAATGATTCAATCTCTCTTCTAATGTGTTTACTCTTTCTTTTAAAGATGAATTTTCTTTATATAATTCTTCATAATCCTCTGATATTTTATCTAAAAATTCATCTACTTCATCACAATTATATCCTCTCATGGATTTTTTGAATTCTTTATTCGTAATATCCATTGATGTTATCTTCATAGAACACACCTCAAATCAAATAAATTTTTTAAATAATATTTTAATTCTTCCCTTAGCTGTTTCGCCTATAAAAGAATCCATTTTAAACTTACCATATCCTCTTATAGTTACTATAGACTCTCTATTTATTTCTCTGTTTTTAGATTTAACTTCATCATAGTCTACAAACACTTTTGAAGATTTTATTAAATCTAATGCCTTGTTTCTTGAAATATTACATAGAGATGCTACTATAGAATCTGCTCTATTAGAAGAAACAATAATAGACTTTTCTTGAAAATTAAACTCAGGAATCACCTGAGTTTTTAAATCCATCTTTTCTATTCTACAGGGTGATTTAGCTATATGATTTAAATTAATAGCTATATATTCATATAAGTCTTCATAAATAGGTACATAACAGTTGTTTTGCTTTAAAACCAAATCTCCCATCTTTTCTCTCTTTATACCTAAAGATGTTAATGCGCCTAAAAAATCCTTATGTTCTAAATTAACAAATTTAGAATTATAACTTATTTTAGCTAAAACTACTGGAAAATCTGCAGTATCATGAACATTAAACCCTATAATTTGTCTCTCTGAATCTTTAAAAACTCCAAATATATCTATTTTTAAATTTAAGAATTTAGCTAGTTCACAAGAAACTCTACATATATTATTAGTACAAAAATAAGATGAAAATGATTGTTTTCCTGTTTTTTCTGCTAAAATTGCTTTATTATATATATCAAGCAACAAGCTTTTATCTTCTATATTTACCCTATTTAAAAATGTTTCTTTGTTCATTTAAAATGTCCTTAGAATAATAAAAACTAAATTTCTTAAAATATCTAGTAAAAACAAAGCAAATATAGGTGAAAGATCTATCATCAAATTAGGAGCTATTTTATTTTGAAAGCTTCTTGCAGGCTTCATCAGTGGATCCGTAAGACTATGTATAAAATTAGTAAAAGGATCCCTTTTTCCAGGAGCTACCCAAGATAATACTACATCAATTAAAATAGCTCCTTCTAAAAGCCTAAATAAAAGTGATACTGCTGTTGTTATAGTGTTAGATACCATACTTGCCTCCAAATCTATTTATTCCAATTGAATATCCCCTTACTAGATATTAATTGACTTTTAAGTTCATTAGTAACTTCTACTGTTGATGGTGCTAATATATATACAGATTTTTCTACTTCTTCTAAGCTACCACCTAATGCATAACTTGCACCACCCATAAAATCTAATAATCTTTGAGCTATTTTAGTTTCCAAATCTGTAGTATTTACTATTATTATTTTTCTATTCTTCAATTCATCGCATATATCTACAGCCTCTTCATAACTAGAAGGTTTTATTATTTTAACTTTAGCTGAAACCGCTGTATGTATACTTACCACTTTATTATTTCTCTTTGTACTTGAAGATATGAATGGAGTAACTTCTTCTTCTACCGCTTCCTCTTCACCTTCTAATTCTTCTAAATCCTCTTCTAAATCATCTTCTAAGCCTAGAAGTCCAGCCATTTTATCTAATATTTTACCTGACATAATGTTTACCTCCTTAATAATTAATGTATATCATAATTTCTTTTTCCAAAAATTCCTTGTCCTACTCTTATCATATTAGCCCCTTCTCTTATAGCAATAGGGTAGTCTCCTGTCATTCCCATAGATAAGTATTTTATTTCTATATTTTTAAAGTTTTTATTTTTTAGCCCCAAAAATATTTCGTTCATTTGTCTAAAATATTTAGCACATTCTTCATCAGATCCTTTAGGTATTATAGTCATAAGCCCTTTTGCTTTCA
Above is a window of Clostridium sporogenes DNA encoding:
- the sepF gene encoding cell division protein SepF gives rise to the protein MSGKILDKMAGLLGLEDDLEEDLEELEGEEEAVEEEVTPFISSSTKRNNKVVSIHTAVSAKVKIIKPSSYEEAVDICDELKNRKIIIVNTTDLETKIAQRLLDFMGGASYALGGSLEEVEKSVYILAPSTVEVTNELKSQLISSKGIFNWNK
- a CDS encoding YggT family protein, with protein sequence MVSNTITTAVSLLFRLLEGAILIDVVLSWVAPGKRDPFTNFIHSLTDPLMKPARSFQNKIAPNLMIDLSPIFALFLLDILRNLVFIILRTF
- a CDS encoding DivIVA domain-containing protein, with the translated sequence MKITSMDITNKEFKKSMRGYNCDEVDEFLDKISEDYEELYKENSSLKERVNTLEERLNHYDKMEETIQNTLLLAQNAAEQAKETAQKEADLIIKNANDSAKRVIEKSQEDVMKINDEFQYTKQEFNKFRNRYKTFMKTQMDMFYEMEKEFMKNYNLGAGVEERFVPEKEIEVQETKALVNEMNNSETREHSFKVSDITIDNSSLTKNDNEIKSFYIKED